A window of Thunnus thynnus chromosome 17, fThuThy2.1, whole genome shotgun sequence contains these coding sequences:
- the LOC137200954 gene encoding tetraspanin-4-like, giving the protein MSASRRCLSCVKYLMFVFNLIFWLGGCGLFGVGVWLSFTQAEFSSLPLSFPSLSAANLLLVAGGITMVTGFLGCLGALKEQRCLLVMFFVILLLLVLTEVTLVLVIHIFHDELDSKAQGELKEGMNIYNSEPGLKKSWDNVQKMFKCCGVTNKTDWYDVLNGTLPSSCCSVGTDQCVDGWSEPCYQKARQWLLDNITHVLVFGVCIGVVQILALVFSMLMYCQILRAEKYLD; this is encoded by the exons ATGTCAGCATCTCGGAGGTGTTTGTCCTGTGtcaaatatttgatgtttgTCTTTAACCTCATCTTCTGG CTAGGAGGATGCGGTTTGTTTGGTGTTGGAGTGTGGCTGTCCTTCACGCAAGCAGAGTTTTCgtctcttcctctgtccttcCCATCCCTCTCAGCTGCCAATCTGCTGCTAGTTGCTGGTGGCATTACCATGGTGACAGGGTTCCTGGGTTGTCTTGGAGCCCTTAAGGAGCAGCGCTGCCTATTGGTCATG TTCTTTGTGATCCTTTTGCTCCTGGTCCTGACAGAGGTGACTCTAGTGTTGGTTATACACATCTTCCATGATGAG CTGGATTCCAAAGCACAAGGTGAATTAAAGGAAGGAATGAATATTTACAATTCCGAGCCTGGACTGAAAAAATCCTGGGACAATGTCCAGAAAATG TTCAAATGCTGTGGAGTAACGAACAAAACAGACTGGTATGATGTGTTGAATGGAACGCTGCCCTCATCTTGCTGCTCTGTTGGGACAGACCAATGTGTTGATGGTTGGAGTGAG CCCTGTTACCAGAAGGCCAGGCAGTGGCTACTAGATAACATCACCCATGTTCTggtgtttggtgtgtgtattGGTGTTGTGCAG ATCTTGGCCCTGGTGTTCTCCATGCTGATGTACTGTCAAATTCTGCGTGCTGAGAAGTACTTGGACTGA